A stretch of Abyssibacter profundi DNA encodes these proteins:
- a CDS encoding SDR family NAD(P)-dependent oxidoreductase: protein MKQFANKVAAITGAGSGIGRALAMELAAAGCDLALSDISETGLKTTADQATAQGVKVTTTVLDVADREAVYAWADQVVADHGRVNLLFNNAGVALAAPAETTSQADFEWLMDINFWGVVYGTQAFLPHLRASGEGHLVNLSSLFGLIGMPTQASYCAAKFAVRGYTETLRMELEMEGAPVSVSCVHPGGVATQIASSGRVDAAIEGLTGASIDAHKRRSEKAIQTTTPTKAAQIILKGVQRDARRILVGPDAKLLDKFARVLGAGYQALILKRYPRGKQATATQEATHGV from the coding sequence ATGAAGCAGTTTGCAAATAAGGTTGCGGCCATCACCGGCGCCGGATCAGGCATTGGCCGCGCGTTGGCCATGGAGCTGGCCGCGGCAGGCTGTGATCTGGCCTTGAGCGACATCAGCGAAACTGGTCTCAAGACCACGGCTGACCAGGCCACGGCGCAGGGCGTGAAGGTCACGACCACGGTGCTGGACGTCGCCGACCGCGAAGCCGTGTATGCCTGGGCCGATCAGGTGGTGGCCGACCATGGCCGCGTGAATCTGCTGTTCAACAATGCTGGGGTGGCGTTGGCGGCTCCGGCCGAAACCACCAGCCAGGCCGACTTCGAATGGCTGATGGACATTAATTTCTGGGGTGTGGTGTACGGCACCCAGGCGTTCCTGCCGCATCTGCGTGCCTCGGGCGAAGGCCATCTGGTCAACCTGTCCAGCCTGTTCGGGCTGATTGGCATGCCCACGCAGGCCAGTTACTGCGCCGCCAAGTTTGCCGTGCGCGGGTACACCGAAACCCTGCGCATGGAACTGGAGATGGAAGGCGCGCCGGTGAGCGTGTCCTGTGTGCATCCGGGCGGTGTGGCGACGCAGATCGCCAGCTCCGGTCGCGTGGATGCCGCCATTGAAGGGCTGACGGGTGCCTCGATTGACGCCCACAAGCGTCGGTCGGAGAAGGCCATCCAGACCACCACGCCGACCAAGGCCGCACAGATCATTCTCAAGGGTGTTCAGCGCGATGCGCGGCGCATCCTCGTCGGCCCCGACGCCAAGTTGCTCGACAAGTTCGCCCGTGTGCTGGGCGCGGGTTATCAGGCGCTGATCCTCAAGCGCTAC
- a CDS encoding TetR/AcrR family transcriptional regulator, with translation MSRSRASRRVYGGQSHADRMAERRAAFIEAGFQLIGTEGYRAATIRAVCKQAGITDRYFYELFGNTEGLLIAVYETVAEALQQALMQALAEADDDIESKTDAGLRAFFAFMRDDRNARIMMAEILGVSAEVTSLYMRTSQAFATLLITAASPLAPGVLDPGQADNALFGQSLVGAIIYAAGAWALSGYREPEEVVIASCRMIVIGAWRQRLETLG, from the coding sequence ATGAGCCGATCCAGAGCCAGCCGCCGGGTTTACGGTGGACAGTCCCACGCCGACCGCATGGCCGAGCGCCGTGCCGCCTTTATCGAGGCCGGCTTTCAACTGATCGGCACCGAGGGTTATCGCGCCGCCACGATCCGTGCCGTATGTAAGCAGGCGGGCATTACCGACCGCTATTTCTACGAGCTGTTCGGCAATACCGAGGGCCTGCTGATTGCCGTCTATGAAACCGTGGCCGAGGCCCTGCAACAGGCGCTAATGCAAGCGCTCGCCGAGGCGGATGACGATATTGAGTCCAAGACCGATGCGGGACTGCGGGCCTTCTTTGCATTCATGCGAGATGACCGCAACGCCCGGATCATGATGGCTGAGATTCTCGGGGTCAGCGCCGAGGTAACCAGCCTCTACATGCGGACCTCCCAGGCCTTCGCCACGCTGTTGATCACCGCCGCCTCGCCGCTGGCCCCTGGTGTGCTGGACCCAGGGCAGGCCGATAACGCACTGTTCGGCCAATCGCTGGTCGGTGCCATCATCTACGCGGCCGGCGCCTGGGCCTTGTCCGGTTACCGGGAGCCGGAAGAGGTGGTCATCGCCAGTTGCCGCATGATTGTCATCGGCGCCTGGCGGCAGCGATTGGAAACGCTGGGCTGA
- a CDS encoding GDSL-type esterase/lipase family protein, which produces MRHHRRAIGTLIGLAALLAGCGASTSDTPSATSDSGNWVGSWATAVYGPYPAGPLTQPGAAPYTAQFPDHQAEDQSFRMIVHPSLGGERVRACLSNALGDRPLHLTSLYIGEVVAGPTVSNQTALAFNGEPSVTVPVGARVCSDAVDFALTAGTDVAVSFHVSGPSGPMTWHAEAFAVNYVSPPGVGDVAADPNGAALTQLERSWFFLSDLQVQTDEGFAITTFGDSITDGAFSTPGLNHRYPDFLARRLQAAAIPAGVRNLGINSNTVTTVRDGGNAGPPGTQRFADDVLRAGTRSVFVLLGTNDLSAGVPATAVYDALVDLAAQAQATGVYMVVSTILPRNDPPVPFGWDVDTDEPERRALNALLMDSTAFDAVADVASAMASPLDPNQPFQPYFVEGLHPNSLGMQALADAIPLAALLPPPYGDCDRSPGG; this is translated from the coding sequence ATGCGCCACCATCGACGGGCCATTGGGACCCTTATCGGACTGGCTGCGCTGCTGGCGGGTTGTGGTGCATCCACGTCAGACACGCCATCGGCCACGAGCGACAGCGGCAACTGGGTTGGCAGCTGGGCAACCGCCGTCTACGGGCCCTATCCCGCAGGTCCGCTGACCCAGCCGGGGGCGGCGCCGTACACGGCCCAGTTCCCCGATCACCAGGCCGAAGATCAAAGCTTTCGCATGATCGTGCATCCCAGTCTTGGGGGCGAACGGGTCCGCGCCTGCCTATCCAATGCGCTGGGGGATCGTCCACTCCACCTGACCAGTCTTTATATCGGCGAGGTGGTCGCCGGCCCCACGGTGAGCAACCAAACCGCCCTGGCCTTTAATGGCGAACCATCGGTCACCGTGCCGGTCGGTGCCCGGGTTTGCAGCGATGCGGTGGACTTTGCGCTGACGGCCGGCACAGACGTGGCCGTGAGTTTTCATGTGTCGGGCCCCAGCGGACCGATGACCTGGCATGCCGAGGCCTTTGCCGTGAACTATGTCAGCCCGCCCGGTGTTGGCGATGTGGCGGCCGACCCCAACGGCGCAGCCCTGACGCAACTGGAACGCAGCTGGTTCTTCTTGTCGGACCTGCAGGTGCAGACCGACGAGGGATTCGCGATCACGACCTTTGGCGACTCCATTACCGATGGCGCCTTCTCAACGCCCGGCCTCAACCACCGGTATCCCGACTTTCTGGCCCGCCGTCTGCAGGCCGCCGCTATACCGGCGGGCGTGCGTAATCTGGGAATCAACAGCAATACCGTGACCACTGTGCGCGATGGCGGCAATGCCGGACCGCCAGGTACCCAACGGTTTGCTGACGATGTGTTGCGGGCGGGCACGCGCAGCGTGTTCGTGCTGCTTGGCACCAATGACCTCAGCGCCGGCGTACCGGCAACCGCCGTCTACGATGCCCTCGTCGACCTGGCGGCGCAGGCACAGGCCACCGGCGTCTACATGGTGGTCAGCACCATACTGCCGCGCAACGATCCGCCCGTTCCCTTTGGCTGGGATGTCGACACCGATGAACCCGAGCGGCGCGCGCTCAATGCCTTGCTGATGGACAGCACAGCCTTCGATGCCGTGGCCGACGTGGCCAGTGCGATGGCCAGCCCCTTAGACCCGAACCAGCCGTTCCAACCCTACTTCGTCGAGGGCCTACACCCGAACTCGCTGGGCATGCAGGCACTGGCCGATGCCATTCCGCTGGCTGCCCTGCTGCCACCGCCCTACGGCGACTGCGATCGCAGCCCCGGCGGCTAG
- a CDS encoding MGMT family protein: MSEQHARVHAALRRIPAGRVVSYGQLAAQAGIPRGARVAVAALRSAPDDAELPWHRVLRADGRIGFPPDHPLHGEQRLRLQNEGVVVVDGRVSMSRYRADDRPANSLLLPAVDDP; this comes from the coding sequence GTGTCTGAGCAGCACGCCAGGGTTCATGCCGCGCTGCGGCGCATCCCGGCCGGTCGTGTCGTGAGCTATGGACAGCTGGCGGCGCAAGCCGGTATTCCTCGCGGCGCTCGTGTCGCGGTGGCCGCGTTGCGCAGCGCCCCAGACGACGCAGAACTGCCCTGGCATCGCGTCCTGCGGGCGGATGGGCGCATCGGCTTTCCCCCTGATCATCCGTTGCATGGCGAACAGCGGCTGCGACTGCAGAACGAGGGCGTCGTAGTGGTCGACGGGCGAGTCTCCATGTCGCGATACCGAGCGGACGACCGCCCTGCAAACAGCCTGCTGCTACCTGCAGTCGACGACCCTTGA
- a CDS encoding bifunctional metallophosphatase/5'-nucleotidase, producing MSNSTLMRTVACAAFAVALAGCEGSNGTNGANGLDGTNGADGAPALVTQTEIGTGTACTFGGLQVDSGTDANRNGALESSEIDSTNYLCEDGFWLQLLHFADVDGNEATALDTVDEFSALVDGFRNDATYGLDTVVVSSGDNVIPGPRWFAAENDTVRTLTGSNEPGHVDHLWMNAFGVVASALGNHELDQGPGEFSDALSTESRNGVVFPGTRFPYLAANVDFSGDADLAQRIGVDGDDARRMGGQVAGSAIVRVRNEFVGLVGAATPQLPNITTTGALTVEGSTTAIEQLAAAIQPQIDALTATGIDKIILLSHMQQISIERALAQALTDVDIIVAGGSNTRMGDSTDTLFPGDAAFAEPYPFSTTDANGGTTLIVNVDGDYKYLGRLVVAFDDAGQIIPGSLDEAVNGAWASTAENVTQAGGLPMEAVVASRDAVQGVIFDQFENVVGHTDVFLEGRRGVVRTQETNLGNLTADSMVAYAENCTELTNVIALKNGGGIRAEIGNAVTTGTTTDLFPPFNDGLNADAGDVSEGHFRGTLRFDNGLVVLDVTGSELKALLEHAVAQTEPGATPGRFPQVGGIAFGFDPALAPGARVTDLWVDTDADNTPDTALFTGGSAQPAASDTFQLVTLNFLANGGDDYPFDMLSAPNRRQIYSGVGFGDPDTAPTGTPDFPVLTACDFGLQSGFSYTGGEQDALAEFFLMNYPDAATPFNVAETAPADDRRIQDLSVINTFIAP from the coding sequence ATGAGTAATTCGACGTTGATGCGAACGGTGGCCTGCGCTGCGTTCGCGGTGGCTTTGGCTGGGTGTGAAGGCTCAAACGGAACCAACGGTGCCAACGGTTTGGATGGCACCAACGGCGCGGATGGCGCGCCTGCACTGGTGACGCAAACCGAAATCGGTACGGGCACGGCCTGCACCTTCGGTGGCCTGCAAGTGGATAGTGGCACCGACGCCAATCGCAATGGCGCGCTGGAATCGTCAGAAATCGACTCGACCAACTACCTGTGCGAGGACGGTTTCTGGTTGCAACTGCTCCATTTCGCCGACGTTGACGGCAACGAAGCCACTGCACTGGACACGGTTGATGAATTCTCGGCGCTGGTGGATGGATTCCGCAACGACGCAACCTACGGTTTAGACACCGTGGTCGTTTCGTCCGGTGACAATGTGATCCCCGGTCCGCGTTGGTTTGCCGCCGAAAACGATACCGTGCGCACGCTGACCGGCAGCAATGAGCCCGGCCATGTCGACCACCTGTGGATGAACGCCTTCGGCGTGGTTGCGTCGGCACTTGGCAACCACGAACTCGACCAGGGCCCGGGCGAGTTCAGCGACGCTCTTTCCACCGAATCAAGAAACGGTGTCGTGTTCCCTGGTACGCGCTTCCCCTACCTCGCTGCCAACGTCGATTTCAGTGGTGATGCGGACTTGGCTCAACGCATTGGCGTCGATGGCGATGACGCCCGGCGGATGGGCGGCCAAGTCGCGGGTAGCGCGATCGTTCGGGTTCGCAATGAGTTCGTGGGCCTCGTCGGCGCTGCGACCCCGCAGCTTCCTAACATCACCACGACGGGCGCGCTGACGGTGGAGGGCAGCACCACGGCCATCGAACAGCTTGCCGCGGCGATTCAGCCACAGATCGATGCATTGACGGCGACCGGCATCGACAAAATCATCCTGCTCTCGCATATGCAGCAAATCAGCATCGAGCGCGCCTTGGCGCAGGCACTGACCGATGTCGACATCATCGTGGCCGGCGGTTCCAACACGCGCATGGGTGATTCCACGGACACGTTGTTCCCCGGTGATGCGGCCTTTGCGGAGCCCTATCCGTTCTCGACAACCGATGCCAATGGCGGCACGACCCTGATCGTCAATGTGGATGGCGACTACAAGTACCTCGGTCGACTGGTTGTGGCTTTTGACGACGCCGGTCAGATCATTCCCGGTAGCCTCGACGAGGCCGTAAACGGTGCTTGGGCCAGTACGGCAGAGAATGTGACGCAGGCCGGTGGCCTTCCGATGGAAGCCGTCGTCGCGTCGCGTGACGCGGTGCAGGGCGTGATCTTCGACCAGTTCGAGAATGTCGTGGGCCACACGGATGTGTTCCTGGAAGGCCGACGCGGTGTGGTTCGCACGCAAGAGACCAACCTGGGTAACTTGACGGCTGACTCCATGGTGGCCTACGCCGAAAACTGCACCGAACTCACCAATGTGATCGCGTTGAAGAACGGCGGTGGTATCCGTGCCGAGATCGGCAACGCGGTCACGACTGGGACCACCACAGACCTCTTCCCGCCGTTTAACGACGGGCTGAACGCAGACGCGGGCGATGTCAGCGAGGGTCACTTCCGGGGGACGCTGCGCTTTGACAACGGGCTTGTTGTCTTGGACGTGACCGGCTCCGAGCTGAAAGCGCTGCTGGAGCATGCGGTGGCGCAGACGGAACCGGGCGCGACACCCGGGCGCTTTCCCCAGGTGGGCGGCATTGCGTTCGGCTTTGATCCGGCGCTTGCTCCGGGTGCCCGCGTCACCGATCTGTGGGTGGACACCGACGCCGACAATACGCCCGACACCGCACTGTTTACGGGGGGCAGCGCACAGCCTGCGGCGAGCGACACGTTCCAGCTTGTGACCCTGAACTTCCTCGCCAACGGCGGCGACGACTACCCGTTCGACATGCTGAGCGCGCCCAACCGGCGTCAGATCTACAGCGGCGTGGGCTTTGGCGACCCGGACACGGCCCCGACCGGCACGCCGGACTTCCCCGTTCTCACCGCCTGTGATTTTGGCCTGCAGTCCGGGTTCAGCTACACCGGTGGCGAGCAAGATGCGTTGGCCGAGTTCTTCCTGATGAACTACCCGGACGCCGCAACGCCGTTCAACGTGGCGGAGACGGCCCCGGCTGACGACCGCCGGATTCAAGATCTCAGCGTGATCAACACGTTCATAGCGCCCTGA
- a CDS encoding peptidase M19, whose amino-acid sequence MQGSSRWMMAAMAAVGVATTAGCGSSGSSGGTPALGAAPVTKFDLASGCYVLQVDGQYVQRDGTAYLAVGDDATTAERFHMRAANLGRYLFYAVDETLMTASGSSVSATTDPADGSDWTFDGDQGRFTASTLGQSLAADDDGLLVLADTPATLRFEPTTGCTEYPEMPVGIDGPTFTGPAVGQPVLGFAEVHAHMGMGSELSDGSEDVGPSAGGVLYGQAINRFGAPAALDNCVLMHGPNGTLSAENILLDGDPLQTHDTQGWPSFIDWPKQDSFLHQQMYYRWVERAYKAGLRVMVVHGTTIEALCNLAKATYGDKTAECEDMITGTQQVEFLYDVQDYVDAQWGGPGEGWFRIVGSPVEARQEIANGNLAVIPGLEFSNLFHCRVTFNPDGSENSDCTRDDIDREIDEAWELGVRQVFPFHDVDSALGGTGIFSSVLNYVGFTDTRGFWKTYDCPDGGEGETYFYDAGAELESGAITQFNDPVTQLIMDLAQGQLPVYPPGRQCNARTVTELGEYAIEQIMKKGFVLDIDHAELLSKQYMLDKGAELDPPYPMVSGHGGHGGISNDQATQIIRQGGIIYPALPHGRDFVDFLAKLKPIWEASGTSRPFAVGYGADANGLRTLPQSRGASAEPIVYPFTLFQGEGWGPQFAEAGIAPLQVDLLSIPGGKQWVMDEEGMSHYGLVADIVEGIRLEGGEEAITALYNSAEAYLQLWEQTEAAAASARAQADRH is encoded by the coding sequence ATGCAGGGATCGTCACGTTGGATGATGGCCGCCATGGCGGCAGTGGGTGTTGCGACCACCGCGGGATGCGGTTCATCGGGTTCGTCTGGCGGAACGCCTGCACTGGGTGCGGCACCCGTGACCAAATTCGACTTGGCCAGCGGCTGCTATGTCCTGCAGGTCGACGGCCAGTATGTGCAGCGTGACGGCACGGCATATCTGGCGGTTGGAGACGATGCCACCACGGCTGAGCGCTTCCACATGCGCGCCGCCAACCTGGGGCGCTACCTGTTCTACGCGGTGGACGAAACCTTGATGACAGCCAGCGGCTCGTCGGTGAGTGCCACCACCGATCCCGCCGATGGTTCGGACTGGACCTTTGACGGTGATCAGGGCCGCTTCACCGCCAGCACCCTGGGTCAATCACTGGCTGCCGATGACGACGGGCTGCTGGTGCTGGCAGACACGCCAGCCACACTGCGCTTTGAGCCGACCACCGGCTGCACGGAGTACCCGGAAATGCCGGTGGGCATCGACGGTCCGACCTTTACGGGCCCGGCCGTCGGCCAACCGGTTCTCGGCTTCGCCGAGGTCCACGCGCACATGGGCATGGGCTCCGAACTCTCCGATGGCAGCGAAGACGTCGGTCCGTCTGCCGGTGGTGTGCTGTATGGCCAGGCCATCAACCGATTCGGTGCGCCCGCCGCGCTGGACAACTGCGTGCTGATGCACGGCCCCAACGGCACGCTCAGCGCCGAGAACATCCTGCTCGACGGCGATCCGCTGCAAACCCATGACACCCAGGGCTGGCCCAGCTTTATCGACTGGCCCAAGCAAGACTCCTTCCTGCACCAGCAGATGTATTACCGCTGGGTGGAGCGGGCCTATAAGGCCGGGTTGCGTGTCATGGTGGTTCACGGCACGACCATCGAGGCCCTGTGCAACCTGGCCAAGGCGACCTACGGCGACAAGACGGCCGAGTGCGAGGACATGATTACCGGCACCCAGCAGGTCGAGTTCCTGTACGACGTGCAGGACTATGTGGATGCCCAGTGGGGCGGCCCCGGTGAGGGCTGGTTCCGTATCGTCGGGTCACCGGTCGAGGCGCGCCAGGAGATCGCCAACGGCAATCTGGCCGTCATCCCCGGTCTGGAGTTTTCCAACCTGTTCCATTGCCGGGTCACCTTCAATCCGGACGGCAGCGAGAACAGCGACTGCACCCGAGACGATATCGACCGCGAGATCGACGAGGCCTGGGAGCTGGGTGTGCGTCAGGTCTTCCCCTTCCACGATGTCGACAGCGCGCTCGGCGGCACGGGGATCTTCAGCTCGGTGCTGAACTATGTCGGGTTCACCGATACCCGCGGATTCTGGAAGACCTATGACTGCCCGGACGGCGGCGAGGGTGAAACCTATTTCTACGATGCGGGGGCCGAGCTGGAGTCCGGCGCAATCACCCAGTTCAATGATCCGGTGACGCAGCTGATCATGGATCTGGCGCAGGGCCAGTTACCGGTTTATCCGCCCGGCCGCCAGTGCAATGCCCGTACGGTGACGGAGCTGGGTGAATACGCCATCGAGCAGATCATGAAGAAGGGCTTCGTGCTCGACATCGATCACGCCGAGCTGCTCAGCAAGCAGTACATGCTGGACAAGGGCGCCGAATTGGACCCGCCTTACCCGATGGTTTCGGGCCATGGCGGCCATGGTGGCATCAGTAATGACCAGGCCACCCAGATCATCCGTCAGGGCGGCATTATTTACCCGGCGTTGCCGCACGGGCGTGACTTTGTCGATTTTCTCGCCAAGCTGAAGCCGATCTGGGAGGCCTCCGGCACCAGCCGGCCGTTCGCCGTGGGCTACGGCGCCGATGCCAATGGCCTGCGCACCTTGCCGCAGTCACGCGGGGCCAGTGCCGAGCCCATCGTCTATCCGTTCACGCTGTTCCAGGGCGAAGGCTGGGGACCCCAGTTCGCCGAGGCCGGGATTGCCCCGTTGCAGGTGGACCTGCTGTCCATCCCCGGTGGCAAGCAGTGGGTCATGGATGAGGAAGGCATGTCGCACTACGGTTTGGTCGCCGATATCGTCGAGGGCATCCGGCTCGAAGGTGGTGAAGAGGCGATTACCGCGCTGTACAACTCGGCCGAGGCCTATCTGCAGCTTTGGGAGCAAACCGAAGCGGCAGCCGCGTCCGCGCGTGCGCAAGCGGATCGCCATTAA
- a CDS encoding HAD family hydrolase codes for MNYDLVIFDCDGVLVDSERITSRVFCDMLAELGLELTQEEMFQRFVGQAMDRCLVIIEDALGRPAPDNFVPDLRARAAQALFEQVEPVPGVVDVLDRLPVPACVASAGERMKMQLTLGKTGLWSRFEGRIFSVEDVEHSKPAPDVYLLAASSQGVAPARCAVIEDSAAGVTAGVAAGMTVFAYTADVPADRLQAAGAHYLFDDMAELPALLGLPALATA; via the coding sequence ATGAACTACGACTTGGTGATCTTCGACTGCGATGGCGTGCTGGTCGACAGCGAACGCATCACCAGTCGGGTGTTCTGCGACATGCTGGCCGAGTTGGGGCTGGAGCTGACCCAGGAGGAGATGTTCCAGCGCTTTGTTGGCCAGGCCATGGATCGTTGCCTGGTCATTATCGAGGACGCGCTGGGCCGACCGGCGCCCGACAATTTTGTGCCAGACCTGCGCGCCCGAGCGGCCCAGGCCTTGTTCGAGCAGGTCGAGCCGGTGCCTGGCGTAGTCGACGTACTGGACCGGCTGCCGGTGCCTGCCTGCGTGGCATCGGCTGGCGAACGCATGAAGATGCAGCTCACCTTGGGCAAGACGGGTCTTTGGTCTCGCTTCGAGGGCCGGATTTTCAGCGTCGAGGATGTTGAGCACAGCAAACCGGCACCCGATGTCTACCTGCTGGCGGCCAGCTCGCAGGGTGTCGCGCCGGCGCGATGTGCAGTGATCGAGGACTCGGCGGCGGGCGTCACCGCCGGTGTGGCCGCCGGGATGACCGTGTTTGCCTACACGGCCGATGTACCGGCAGATCGCCTACAGGCGGCCGGTGCGCATTACCTGTTCGACGACATGGCCGAGCTGCCGGCCCTGTTGGGTTTGCCGGCGCTGGCAACCGCCTGA
- a CDS encoding class I SAM-dependent methyltransferase encodes MKPRSLLLMVGLLATGLAQAGPATLEAAAAADHRTEAYVARDAARHPVEVLEFFGVDADDTVVELWPSAGYWTEILAPYLADSGQYIAAVYEVGPADTPSYRRRLHGRLLGKLADQSTYGKTIVTTADAGQWTLAPDASVDVVLTFRNVHNLWWDDQAEAFFAAAHAALEPGGVLGVVDHRAKPDADPAELKAKTTGYIRQADVIRMAEAAGFKLAASSEINANPKDDTEHPRGVWTLPPSLALGDTDRDVYQAIGESDRMTLKFVKLLN; translated from the coding sequence ATGAAACCACGCTCGTTACTTCTGATGGTTGGCTTGCTGGCGACCGGCCTGGCCCAGGCTGGGCCTGCGACCCTGGAGGCCGCCGCCGCGGCTGATCACCGCACCGAGGCTTATGTTGCCCGCGATGCCGCACGGCATCCGGTCGAGGTGTTGGAGTTCTTCGGTGTCGATGCCGACGACACCGTGGTCGAGCTGTGGCCTTCGGCGGGGTACTGGACCGAGATTCTGGCCCCCTACCTGGCTGATTCGGGGCAGTACATCGCTGCCGTCTATGAGGTCGGCCCGGCCGACACCCCCAGTTATCGGCGCCGCTTACATGGCCGCTTGTTGGGCAAACTGGCCGACCAGTCGACCTACGGTAAAACCATTGTCACCACCGCCGATGCTGGGCAGTGGACGCTGGCGCCGGATGCCAGCGTCGATGTCGTGTTGACCTTCCGCAATGTGCACAACCTGTGGTGGGACGATCAGGCCGAGGCCTTCTTCGCCGCCGCGCATGCGGCGCTGGAGCCAGGTGGCGTGCTGGGCGTTGTCGATCACCGCGCCAAGCCGGATGCTGACCCGGCCGAGCTCAAGGCCAAGACCACCGGCTACATCCGCCAGGCCGATGTCATTCGCATGGCCGAGGCCGCCGGGTTCAAGCTGGCGGCCAGCAGCGAGATCAACGCGAATCCCAAGGATGACACCGAACATCCCCGTGGGGTCTGGACCCTGCCACCTTCGCTGGCCCTGGGCGACACCGATCGTGACGTCTACCAGGCGATTGGCGAGTCCGATCGCATGACGCTGAAATTCGTCAAATTGCTCAACTAG
- a CDS encoding LytR/AlgR family response regulator transcription factor, translated as MLPTLAQYQRHRRWIEVGGWGVLLLVNAVMNSLVVIADLRRAGDPLAAWQPVTWEFTSTLVTAMLIPVIVMFNAWLRPRTRWWQALLAHGLATVPFCLLHVGGMVLLREAVYALVGEDYAFAPWWRELGYEYLKDVRSYFLILALIELYALLLRRWQGEARMLTDDAQQPQPVTDRFLVKKLGREFLVRVQDIDWIEASGNYITLHVGTTEYLLRETMARVERRLAAREFVRVHRSAIINLNRLVEIRVHDSGDGEAQMHNGDHVPVSRRSRSALKSRLNV; from the coding sequence ATGCTGCCTACGCTTGCCCAATACCAACGACATCGCCGCTGGATTGAAGTCGGTGGCTGGGGAGTGTTGTTGCTGGTCAACGCGGTGATGAACAGCCTCGTCGTCATTGCCGATCTGCGCCGTGCGGGGGATCCGCTGGCGGCCTGGCAGCCAGTGACCTGGGAGTTCACCAGCACCCTGGTCACCGCGATGCTGATTCCGGTCATTGTGATGTTCAACGCTTGGCTGCGACCGCGCACCCGCTGGTGGCAGGCCTTGCTGGCGCATGGACTGGCCACGGTCCCCTTCTGCCTGTTGCATGTGGGCGGCATGGTTTTACTGCGTGAAGCTGTCTATGCGCTGGTCGGTGAGGACTACGCCTTCGCACCGTGGTGGCGCGAACTCGGTTACGAGTATCTCAAGGATGTGCGCAGCTACTTTCTGATTCTGGCGCTGATCGAGCTCTATGCCCTGCTGCTGCGCCGATGGCAGGGCGAGGCCCGCATGCTGACCGACGATGCGCAGCAGCCACAGCCCGTCACCGATCGTTTCCTCGTCAAGAAGCTTGGTCGCGAGTTTTTGGTGCGCGTTCAGGACATCGATTGGATCGAGGCTTCGGGTAACTACATCACCCTGCATGTCGGTACCACCGAATACCTGTTGCGCGAAACGATGGCTCGTGTCGAACGTCGATTGGCTGCCCGGGAATTCGTCCGCGTGCATCGCAGCGCCATCATCAACCTGAATCGTCTAGTCGAGATTCGTGTGCACGACTCCGGTGATGGCGAGGCGCAGATGCACAACGGCGACCACGTGCCTGTCAGCCGTCGATCGCGTAGCGCGCTGAAATCGAGGCTGAACGTCTAG